A region from the Coffea eugenioides isolate CCC68of chromosome 9, Ceug_1.0, whole genome shotgun sequence genome encodes:
- the LOC113781943 gene encoding protein PELPK1-like, whose translation MASFDRASLVFAMLIAVSSMSSNCFQAEARRLLDTGLPEIPTLPKPEIPTLPKPELPTLPKPEIPTLPKPELPTVPKPEVPELPKPELPTVPKHEIPELPKPELPNVPKPEIPTLPKPELPTLPKPEVPKKPETTTP comes from the coding sequence ATGGCTAGTTTCGACCGTGCATCTCTTGTTTTCGCCATGCTTATTGCTGTATCATCCATGAGCAGCAACTGTTTCCAAGCTGAAGCGCGTCGCCTTCTTGATACAGGGTTGCCTGAGATTCCTACCTTGCCAAAGCCTGAGATACCAACACTGCCTAAACCTGAGCTGCCAACCCTGCCAAAGCCTGAGATTCCCACGCTGCCCAAACCCGAGCTGCCAACCGTTCCAAAGCCTGAGGTTCCAGAATTGCCAAAACCTGAGCTGCCAACCGTTCCAAAGCATGAGATTCCAGAATTGCCAAAACCTGAGCTGCCAAATGTGCCGAAGCCAGAGATTCCAACATTGCCTAAACCCGAGCTACCAACTTTGCCCAAGCCAGAGGTGCCTAAAAAGCCTGAGACCACCACTCCATGA
- the LOC113782565 gene encoding berberine bridge enzyme-like 8, which yields MKISYSAVLQFAFLLLIAIWWDSASHPHHEEFVPCLLNYTDSPSDFSKAIYTQNNSSFMSVLDSYIQNLRFLSPEIPKPRVIITALTENQIQAAIFCSKMHRLQMRIRSGGHDLEGTSFISDIPFFVLDMSNFRSTAVDANSLTAWVGAGATLGELYYSIHEANSSLGFPAGTCPTVGIGGHISGGGYGPLTRQFGLAADNVIDARIIDANGKVLDRKSMGEDLFWAIRGGGGASFAAILGYKLKLVEIPEKVTAFSITRTLEQDATQLVYEWQYIASKLPLDLTITLQFVNINSDQTGKRTVQVRFVSVFLGKVDELFSIMNQQFPELGLKKEDCSEMLWIQYIAFHNGQPIGDVKEFLTRRGSRAKLYSKDKSDFAKEPIPEKGLEEILEKLNELPPSMAIMEWSYFGGGVMDTIPETATPFPHRGNLYLIFVEVLWNATNQEVVSKQRIDWIKKLYKVIGKYVPNNPRAAYANNRDLDLGVNNKGKTSVEKARIWGAPYFKNNFDRLVEVKTKVDPYNFFKNEQSIPPLH from the coding sequence ATGAAAATATCCTATTCAGCAGTGCTTCAATTTGCTTTCCTCCTTCTCATTGCCATCTGGTGGGATTCTGCATCTCATCCTCACCACGAAGAATTTGTTCCATGCCTTTTAAATTATACTGATAGCCCCTCTGATTTCTCAAAAGCAATTTACACCCAAAACAACTCTTCTTTCATGTCGGTCTTGGACTCCTACATCCAAAACTTGCGCTTCCTTTCACCAGAAATTCCTAAGCCCCGAGTCATTATCACAGCTTTGACTGAAAATCAAATTCAAGCAGCAATATTTTGCTCTAAGATGCACCGCTTACAGATGAGAATTCGAAGCGGTGGCCATGACCTTGAGGGCACATCCTTCATTTCTGACATCCCATTTTTTGTCCTAGACATGTCCAACTTCCGTTCAACCGCGGTAGATGCTAATAGTCTAACCGCCTGGGTTGGAGCTGGAGCAACCCTCGGTGAACTATACTACAGCATTCACGAGGCCAATAGCTCTCTGGGGTTTCCGGCTGGTACATGTCCAACTGTTGGCATTGGTGGGCACATCAGTGGCGGAGGCTATGGTCCATTGACAAGGCAATTTGGCCTTGCTGCGGACAATGTCATCGATGCTCGGATCATCGATGCAAACGGAAAAGTTCTGGATAGAAAGAGCATGGGTGAGGATCTCTTTTGGGCTATAAGAGGTGGAGGCGGTGCCAGTTTTGCAGCCATTCTTGGATACAAGTTGAAATTGGTCGAAATTCCAGAGAAAGTTACTGCGTTTTCCATCACCAGAACCTTGGAACAAGATGCAACCCAACTTGTATACGAGTGGCAATATATTGCCTCAAAGTTACCACTGGACCTTACTATCACACTCCAATTTGTCAATATCAATTCCGATCAAACAGGTAAGAGAACTGTGCAAGTTAGATTTGTGTCTGTTTTCCTTGGTAAAGTTGATGAATTATTTTCAATCATGAACCAACAATTTCCCGAGTTGGGGTTGAAGAAAGAGGACTGCAGTGAAATGCTTTGGATCCAATATATTGCCTTTCACAATGGTCAACCAATTGGTGACGTTAAAGAGTTCTTGACCAGGAGAGGCTCTCGAGCTAAACTTTATTCCAAAGATAAATCTGATTTCGCCAAAGAGCCTATCCCTGAAAAAGGGCTTGAAGAGATATTGGAAAAGCTTAATGAATTACCTCCTTCTATGGCAATAATGGaatggagttattttggaggaggGGTAATGGATACAATACCGGAAACAGCAACTCCATTCCCACATAGAGGAAATTTGTACCTCATATTTGTAGAGGTTTTGTGGAATGCAACAAATCAAGAAGTGGTGTCTAAACAGCGTATAGATTGGATCAAAAAGCTTTACAAGGTTATTGGAAAATATGTTCCTAACAATCCAAGAGCTGCCTATGCTAACAATCGCGACCTTGATTTGGGGGTGAATAATAAAGGTAAAACAAGTGTTGAAAAAGCAAGGATCTGGGGTGCTCCATATTTCAAGAACAATTTTGATAGACTGGTAGAAGTGAAAACCAAGGTTGATCCTTATAATTTCTTCAAGAATGAGCAGAGTATCCCACCTTTGCACTGA
- the LOC113782566 gene encoding glutathione S-transferase T3-like gives MGYGGSSTPSEIRKDFDFAGQQQNAASTESMPDSQFPPFSTQRGVDNITLTNESMEESDYKRVPWSVDDDKILASAWLTISNCSIVGNSQNEESFWKRVTEYFNENRQCGPPRKYKAVKSHWHWLSRMVNEFNQCYNKLVGEHHSGWNDDQIKQHARELFHQNKNKHFVHEHVWVLLKDDPKWKANTPMQRS, from the coding sequence ATGGGTTATGGAGGCTCAAGTACTCCGTCAGAGATAAGGAAGGATTTTGATTTCGCCGGCCAACAACAAAATGCTGCATCAACGGAATCAATGCCGGACTCTCAATTTCCACCATTTTCAACACAACGTGGGGTGGATAACATTACTCTCACCAATGAGTCAATGGAAGAATCTGATTATAAACGCGTTCCATGGAGTGTGGATGATGACAAGATACTTGCAAGTGCTTGGCTCACAATTTCTAATTGTAGCATTGTGGGTAATTCTCAAAATGAAGAGAGTTTTTGGAAACGAGTCACGGAATACTTCAACGAGAATCGGCAATGTGGGCCGCCAAGAAAATATAAGGCTGTGAAATCACATTGGCATTGGTTGAGTCGAATGGTCAATGAATTCAACCAATGCTACAACAAATTGGTTGGAGAACATCATAGCGGGTGGAATGATGATCAGATCAAACAGCATGCACGAGAGCTTTTTCACCAGAATAAGAATAAGCATTTTGTACATGAACATGTATGGGTGCTATTGAAAGATGATCCGAAATGGAAAGCAAATACTCCTATGCAGcgttcttaa